In the Pogona vitticeps strain Pit_001003342236 chromosome 2, PviZW2.1, whole genome shotgun sequence genome, GAGCCACAGCTGTTGAGCTCGGGGCTGGAAGTGCAGCTCCTCCAGCACCTGCCAGGATCTTGGCAGCACCCGGTGCAGGTTCGGAAAGATGTCTCGGTGCTCGGCCACGGAGAGGAGCTTCTCTCGCAAACGGCGTACCTGGCAACAGTCCCAGCAGCTGACAGGCAAGACCGGGGAGAGGATTTGGGGGCGGTGGTTCAGCAGGTATTGGAACTGAGCTTTCTTGCGCCGCAGGTTTTTGTCCGACACCCCGTAGAAGGCAACGTGAGGGCTGGAGCAGCGCAGCTCAAAATCCTGCCCCAGGGCTTCGTCCACCTGCTGGGCCAAACTCTGAAGGCCCTCGTAGTCACACTTCTCCTGCCAGGCAATCTGGCGGTGGATATCTAAgcatttctcctccacctcccGCTCAGCACACAAGTCCGCGTGGGTGCCTACCATGCACACCACCGCGTGTGGCACCTTCGCCCCCAGCCAGTGGAGGAAGTGTCCCACGGAAGGATAAAAACACTGCGGCATGTAAGTGCTCAGGTTCACCACCAGGACATAGAGGGCTccgggagagaggaagaagggcTGGATCACGTCGTAACTCGGGTCTCCCGCCAGTTCGTACACAATGAAAGTCAAGCCCCTCTCCATATCTGCCGTCCAGTCTGCCACCTCGATGCCTTGGCTGCTCTCCGGAGGCCCTGCCAGACGTGAAGCTGGGGACGTCATGGGCCGTGGCAGAGGGTAGCATCCTAAGTGCGTTTCCCCGTTTTGTGTGTGTGACGGGGCCACTGGGGAATCTGCCTGATGCTCGGCAGTAAGGCATTTAACCTGGTTCTGTCCAGGAACCTTGGAGGGTTGGTCAAAGAGGGCATCCCATTGCTCAGGGGAGAGACATCCTAAGCAGGAACATTTTAGGGGAGACGCCCTCAGCGGAGAAGCCTCCGGCTGCTCAACAATGGGGTAATGGTTTGGCTGTGCTTTCAAGGAACGAGACTGGGGCAGCTCTCTCAAGGGCTGAGTGAAGCAGCCCCTGGTCCGCGTTTTGTCCACATAATTCCTGGCTGCCATTAAGGAGGACTCCCCTTGCCcttgttcctcttcctcctcctcctccatgaggCACttcctgagcagagttttgccaGCATTTTTCAAGCCCATGAGGACCAGCTTGAGACGGGGTTTCAGGGCAGGCTGGGAGTGGGCCAGCTCCTTCTGATATGCAGCAATATAAGGGATGCCCTTCATACAGACCTCATAGGGGGGCTGGATCAGTGGGTTGTCCTTGATCTTCCAGAGGCTGACTCGGCCCAGCTGGCCAAATCCCTCGGGCAGGATGGCGATCTGGTTGCCCTGCAGCACCAGCTCCTCCAGCTGATGAAGCTGGACGATGGAGTCGGGCAGGTAGCGGATGCGGTTGTTGTCCAGCCACAGGGTGCGCAGCTGGCACAGCTGGCTCAGGCCCGCCGGCAGCAGGGTGAGCTGGTTGCGGCTCAGGTAGAGCTCCTCCAAGCCCGGGAGGGCCAGCACGGCGGCGGGGAATTCGGCCAGCAGGTTGGAGGAGAGGTTGAGCATCTTGAGCCGCTGCAGGCTGCCGAAGCCTGCCGGGAGGGCGCTGAGGCGATTCCCGTCCAGCATGAGGCTCTCCAGAGCCCCCAGCTGGCACAAGCTCTCCGGCAGGGCCGCCAGGCCGGTGCCGCTGAGCCACAAGATCTTCAGGCGCCGCAGCGAGGAGATGCCCGCCGGCAGGGCCCTCAGGAGCCGGTTGCCCGAGCAGTCCAGCTCCTCCAGGGCGCCCAGCTCCAGCAGGGCCGGAGGGAAGGCGGCCAGCTGGTTGTGGTCCACGTCCAGGGCGCGGAGCTGCTGCAGGCGAGCCAGGGCCTCCTCGGGCAGGCGGCGGAGGCGGTTAAAGCTCAGGTCCAGCTCCTCCAGCTGCCGCAGCTCGCCCAGCCCCGCCGGGAGGGTGCCGTCGCCCTCGGCCCCGAGCTGGTTGTGGCTGAGGCTGAGCTTACGCAGTCCGCGCAGGAGCGCCAGCGCCTGGCCGTCGCCGCGCAAAGAGCGCAGGCGGTTGTGGCTCAGGTCGAGCTCGGCCAGGCGGCCCAGGTGCCGGAGGGCGGCCGGCGGCGGCAGCTGAGCCAGCCGGTTCCTCCGCAGCGACAGCACGCTGAGGCTGCCGCCCACCGCGGCGCACAAGCCCTCGGGGAGCTCCTCCAGGCCGCGCCCGCTCAGGTTCAGCGTCTCCAGcgacgacggcggcggcggcggctgtggtggtggc is a window encoding:
- the MFHAS1 gene encoding malignant fibrous histiocytoma-amplified sequence 1 isoform X2 — translated: MAETERPEEAARRLWRDAAVRARKLGSNFQPLEDEVGARQEEEEEESGPEAAEAEPKSSPPPPPQPPPPPSSLETLNLSGRGLEELPEGLCAAVGGSLSVLSLRRNRLAQLPPPAALRHLGRLAELDLSHNRLRSLRGDGQALALLRGLRKLSLSHNQLGAEGDGTLPAGLGELRQLEELDLSFNRLRRLPEEALARLQQLRALDVDHNQLAAFPPALLELGALEELDCSGNRLLRALPAGISSLRRLKILWLSGTGLAALPESLCQLGALESLMLDGNRLSALPAGFGSLQRLKMLNLSSNLLAEFPAAVLALPGLEELYLSRNQLTLLPAGLSQLCQLRTLWLDNNRIRYLPDSIVQLHQLEELVLQGNQIAILPEGFGQLGRVSLWKIKDNPLIQPPYEVCMKGIPYIAAYQKELAHSQPALKPRLKLVLMGLKNAGKTLLRKCLMEEEEEEEQGQGESSLMAARNYVDKTRTRGCFTQPLRELPQSRSLKAQPNHYPIVEQPEASPLRASPLKCSCLGCLSPEQWDALFDQPSKVPGQNQVKCLTAEHQADSPVAPSHTQNGETHLGCYPLPRPMTSPASRLAGPPESSQGIEVADWTADMERGLTFIVYELAGDPSYDVIQPFFLSPGALYVLVVNLSTYMPQCFYPSVGHFLHWLGAKVPHAVVCMVGTHADLCAEREVEEKCLDIHRQIAWQEKCDYEGLQSLAQQVDEALGQDFELRCSSPHVAFYGVSDKNLRRKKAQFQYLLNHRPQILSPVLPVSCWDCCQVRRLREKLLSVAEHRDIFPNLHRVLPRSWQVLEELHFQPRAQQLWLSWWDSARLGLQAGLTEDRLQSALSYLHESGKLLYFEEHVTLREYVFHNLPRLIDILNVFCQRDATVLLQKLLRNAPVDELKAAQLHHYVEGFLLHGLLPAHVIRLLLKPHIQSREDLQLILELLEKMGLCYCVNKPKSKPLNGATAWYKFPCYVKNEMPHAEAWINGTNLGGQSFVAEQLQIEYSFPFIFPPGLFARYSVQINSHVVQRSDGKYQIYAYRGKVPVVVSYRPARGTQQPDTLSIASHASLPNIWTAWQAITPLVEELNVLLQEWPGLYYTVHVLCSKCLKRGSPQPHTFPGELLSQPRPEGLTEIICPKNGNERVNVALVYPPTPTVISPCSK
- the MFHAS1 gene encoding malignant fibrous histiocytoma-amplified sequence 1 isoform X1, encoding MAETERPEEAARRLWRDAAVRARKLGSNFQPLEDEVGARQEEEEEESGPEAAEAEPKSSPPPPPQPPPPPSSLETLNLSGRGLEELPEGLCAAVGGSLSVLSLRRNRLAQLPPPAALRHLGRLAELDLSHNRLRSLRGDGQALALLRGLRKLSLSHNQLGAEGDGTLPAGLGELRQLEELDLSFNRLRRLPEEALARLQQLRALDVDHNQLAAFPPALLELGALEELDCSGNRLLRALPAGISSLRRLKILWLSGTGLAALPESLCQLGALESLMLDGNRLSALPAGFGSLQRLKMLNLSSNLLAEFPAAVLALPGLEELYLSRNQLTLLPAGLSQLCQLRTLWLDNNRIRYLPDSIVQLHQLEELVLQGNQIAILPEGFGQLGRVSLWKIKDNPLIQPPYEVCMKGIPYIAAYQKELAHSQPALKPRLKLVLMGLKNAGKTLLRKCLMEEEEEEEQGQGESSLMAARNYVDKTRTRGCFTQPLRELPQSRSLKAQPNHYPIVEQPEASPLRASPLKCSCLGCLSPEQWDALFDQPSKVPGQNQVKCLTAEHQADSPVAPSHTQNGETHLGCYPLPRPMTSPASRLAGPPESSQGIEVADWTADMERGLTFIVYELAGDPSYDVIQPFFLSPGALYVLVVNLSTYMPQCFYPSVGHFLHWLGAKVPHAVVCMVGTHADLCAEREVEEKCLDIHRQIAWQEKCDYEGLQSLAQQVDEALGQDFELRCSSPHVAFYGVSDKNLRRKKAQFQYLLNHRPQILSPVLPVSCWDCCQVRRLREKLLSVAEHRDIFPNLHRVLPRSWQVLEELHFQPRAQQLWLSWWDSARLGLQAGLTEDRLQSALSYLHESGKLLYFEEHVTLREYVFHNLPRLIDILNVFCQRDATVLLQKLLRNAPVDELKAAQLHHYVEGFLLHGLLPAHVIRLLLKPHIQSREDLQLILELLEKMGLCYCVNKPKSKPLNGATAWYKFPCYVKNEMPHAEAWINGTNLGGQSFVAEQLQIEYSFPFIFPPGLFARYSVQINSHVVQRSDGKYQIYAYRGKVPVVVSYRPARGTQQPDTLSIASHASLPNIWTAWQAITPLVEELNVLLQEWPGLYYTVHVLCSKCLKRGSPQPHTFPDIYTATLKPETDVLINTQKIFTSKPQSHALSRENIFFQRRYSKQMKSQHRKISKKMQCLKVEMVQLFQLPTVHYLLAGRQQRKTASTELTLLDHLFASYYKRDLNEYISDRYNKLKELN
- the MFHAS1 gene encoding malignant fibrous histiocytoma-amplified sequence 1 isoform X3, which produces MAETERPEEAARRLWRDAAVRARKLGSNFQPLEDEVGARQEEEEEESGPEAAEAEPKSSPPPPPQPPPPPSSLETLNLSGRGLEELPEGLCAAVGGSLSVLSLRRNRLAQLPPPAALRHLGRLAELDLSHNRLRSLRGDGQALALLRGLRKLSLSHNQLGAEGDGTLPAGLGELRQLEELDLSFNRLRRLPEEALARLQQLRALDVDHNQLAAFPPALLELGALEELDCSGNRLLRALPAGISSLRRLKILWLSGTGLAALPESLCQLGALESLMLDGNRLSALPAGFGSLQRLKMLNLSSNLLAEFPAAVLALPGLEELYLSRNQLTLLPAGLSQLCQLRTLWLDNNRIRYLPDSIVQLHQLEELVLQGNQIAILPEGFGQLGRVSLWKIKDNPLIQPPYEVCMKGIPYIAAYQKELAHSQPALKPRLKLVLMGLKNAGKTLLRKCLMEEEEEEEQGQGESSLMAARNYVDKTRTRGCFTQPLRELPQSRSLKAQPNHYPIVEQPEASPLRASPLKCSCLGCLSPEQWDALFDQPSKVPGQNQVKCLTAEHQADSPVAPSHTQNGETHLGCYPLPRPMTSPASRLAGPPESSQGIEVADWTADMERGLTFIVYELAGDPSYDVIQPFFLSPGALYVLVVNLSTYMPQCFYPSVGHFLHWLGAKVPHAVVCMVGTHADLCAEREVEEKCLDIHRQIAWQEKCDYEGLQSLAQQVDEALGQDFELRCSSPHVAFYGVSDKNLRRKKAQFQYLLNHRPQILSPVLPVSCWDCCQVRRLREKLLSVAEHRDIFPNLHRVLPRSWQVLEELHFQPRAQQLWLSWWDSARLGLQAGLTEDRLQSALSYLHESGKLLYFEEHVTLREYVFHNLPRLIDILNVFCQRDATVLLQKLLRNAPVDELKAAQLHHYVEGFLLHGLLPAHVIRLLLKPHIQSREDLQLILELLEKMGLCYCVNKPKSKPLNGATAWYKFPCYVKNEMPHAEAWINGTNLGGQSFVAEQLQIEYSFPFIFPPGLFARYSVQINSHVVQRSDGKYQIYAYRGKVPVVVSYRPARGTQQPDTLSIASHASLPNIWTAWQAITPLVEELNVLLQEWPGLYYTVHVLCSKCLKRGSPQPHTFPGELLSQPRPEGLTEIICPKNGRN